Proteins from a genomic interval of Salmo salar chromosome ssa14, Ssal_v3.1, whole genome shotgun sequence:
- the tp4a2 gene encoding tyrosine phosphatase type IVA 2 codes for MNRPAAVEITYEGMRFLITHNPTNATLNKFTEELKKFEVNTLVRVCDATYDKAPVEKEGIEVMDWPFDDGAPPPTKIVDDWLNLLKTKFRSEPGCCIAVHCVAGLGRAPVLVALALIETGMKYEDAVQFIRQKRRGAFNSKQLLYLEKYRPKMRLRFKDANGPNCCVQ; via the exons ATGAACCGCCCTGCAGCAGTGGAGATTACCTACGAGGGCATGAGGTTCCTCATCACACACAACCCCACCAACGCAACGCTCAACAAGTTCACTGAG gagCTGAAGAAGTTTGAGGTGAACACGCTGGTGAGAGTGTGTGACGCCACCTACGACAAGGCCCCAGTGGAGAAGGAGGGGATTGAAGTTATG GACTGGCCCTTTGATGATGGTGCCCCGCCCCCCACCAAGATAGTGGACGACTGGTTGAACCTGCTTAAGACCAAGTTCAGAAGCGAGCCTGGCTGCTGTATTGCTGTGCACTGTGTGGCGGGGCTGGGCCG AGCTCCAGTCCTGGTGGCCTTAGCGCTGATTGAAACTGGGATGAAGTATGAGGATGCGGTGCAGTTCATACGACA gaAGAGACGTGGCGCGTTCAACTCCAAGCAGCTTCTTTACCTGGAGAAATACAGACCCAAGATGCGTCTGCGGTTCAAAGATGCCAACGGCCCCAACTGTTGCGTCCAGTAA